The following proteins are encoded in a genomic region of Neorickettsia risticii str. Illinois:
- the atpA gene encoding F0F1 ATP synthase subunit alpha has protein sequence MSLDVNASEVLRIIKEKIEDFDQQIFSEEIGEVISVKDGVVIACGLENAEFNEKVVFPNGEIGLIQSIEYDHVGIVILTNTQDIREGDTVRRTKEPLRIPVGKKLLGRVIDPLGNPLDGAGQIFADAYSPIEVKAPGILDRQPVKEPLQTGIKVIDLLIPIGRGQRELIIGDRQTGKTTIALDSIINQRDINKNLPDEEKLYCVYVAIGQKCSTVARIMKTLQEQGAMEYTTIVLAGASDSAQSQFLAPYAGCSIGEYFRDNGMHCLIVYDDLSKHAVAYRQMSLLLRRPPGREAYPGDVFYIHSRLLERAAKMSDKHGAGSLTALPIIETQAGDVSAYIPTNVISITDGQIFLETELFNKGVKPAVNVGLSVSRVGSAAQIKAIKQVARSIKLELAQYREMEAFAQFGADLDETTQALLEKGKKLTELLKQNQHETLPVEEQVVLMFAANEGYFDNIDVTGISTAAKNLLASFRLHHRDLLEDIKEKTVIGDLALLSSALQHCKTTNA, from the coding sequence ATGAGTTTAGACGTTAATGCATCTGAAGTTTTAAGGATAATAAAGGAAAAAATTGAGGATTTTGATCAGCAGATTTTTTCGGAAGAAATAGGCGAGGTGATCTCGGTCAAGGATGGTGTTGTAATAGCGTGTGGTCTTGAAAATGCGGAGTTTAACGAAAAGGTTGTTTTTCCAAATGGGGAAATTGGGCTAATACAAAGCATAGAATACGATCACGTAGGGATAGTCATCTTAACTAACACACAAGACATAAGGGAAGGTGATACCGTTAGGCGTACGAAGGAGCCTTTACGCATCCCGGTAGGAAAAAAGTTACTTGGTAGAGTTATCGATCCCTTAGGTAATCCACTAGACGGTGCTGGACAAATCTTCGCGGATGCATATTCTCCAATCGAGGTGAAGGCACCAGGAATTTTAGACCGTCAGCCCGTAAAAGAGCCTCTTCAAACGGGAATCAAGGTAATTGACTTACTTATTCCTATTGGTCGCGGGCAGAGGGAGCTTATCATCGGAGACAGGCAAACAGGAAAGACCACTATTGCCTTAGACAGTATAATCAACCAGAGAGACATAAATAAGAATCTCCCTGATGAAGAAAAACTGTACTGTGTTTACGTTGCAATTGGTCAAAAATGTTCAACAGTCGCAAGAATCATGAAGACTTTGCAGGAACAAGGTGCCATGGAGTACACTACCATTGTTTTGGCAGGAGCATCTGATTCTGCACAATCCCAGTTTCTAGCTCCGTACGCGGGTTGTTCTATAGGAGAATACTTCCGTGACAACGGTATGCATTGTCTCATTGTGTACGACGACCTTTCTAAACACGCCGTTGCATACAGGCAAATGTCTTTGCTTTTAAGGCGTCCACCTGGTCGCGAAGCCTATCCTGGTGATGTATTTTACATTCACTCAAGATTACTTGAGCGTGCTGCAAAAATGTCTGATAAACACGGTGCAGGCTCGCTTACAGCTCTCCCAATCATAGAAACACAGGCCGGGGATGTATCTGCTTACATTCCGACTAACGTAATCTCCATTACTGACGGACAGATTTTTCTCGAAACCGAGTTGTTCAATAAAGGCGTGAAACCGGCTGTAAATGTTGGTCTGTCTGTGTCTCGTGTTGGTTCGGCTGCACAGATCAAGGCAATAAAACAAGTTGCCAGATCCATCAAACTGGAGCTAGCTCAGTACAGAGAAATGGAAGCGTTTGCACAATTTGGCGCAGACCTCGATGAAACAACGCAGGCGTTGTTAGAAAAAGGCAAAAAGCTTACTGAGCTCTTAAAGCAAAATCAGCATGAAACCTTGCCGGTAGAAGAACAAGTAGTTCTTATGTTTGCTGCAAACGAGGGTTACTTTGATAATATCGACGTAACAGGAATAAGTACTGCCGCAAAGAACCTGTTAGCATCTTTCCGTTTACATCACCGGGATTTATTGGAAGACATTAAGGAAAAAACTGTAATTGGAGACTTAGCTTTGCTCTCGAGTGCGCTGCAGCACTGCAAAACCACCAATGCTTAG